The Myxococcales bacterium DNA window GCCGAGCTGGCGGCGCTGCCGGCCGCCGAACGCAACGCGACCAAGCTCATGGTCGACAGCAACGACACCATGACGATGCTCCTGCCCCTGATGATGATGGGCGGGATGGGCGGGTCCGGGAGCGGCGCGTCCGGCGGTGCGGACAACAGCATGATGATGATGGTGCTGGCGCTCGCCCTGAGCGGAAAGTGAGGACCCGATGAACATGAACGTCATGTCGTTCCTGGTCGGCAAGGCCGTGACCCGTGACCTCGGCGAGGAGCGCTCGACGCAGCTCGGCCTCGTCGCGGGCATGATGCCGGGGTACCAGGGCGTGCTGCTCGCGGCGATCATGGCGCGGCAGGAGAAGCCGGCGACGCCGGCGCCCGCGCCGACCGATCCCAAGGGCACCGAGTCGGCCTTCGACGACCTGCTGGGCAACCGACCAACCGCCAAGTAGGCCGCCGCAGCCACCGCAGAGGCGACGATGGATCCCGCCCTGTGGGAGACGATCGAGGGCGGCGCCGCGACCGAGGTCGTCGCGGTGCTGGTGCGGCTCCGCGCCGACGCGGCGCCACCGCGCGGGCTCGAGATCGTCGCGCGCTTCGGCGACGTCGCGACCGCACGGATCGCGCGCTCGGCGATCATCGCGGTCCACGACGATCCGGTGGTCGTCAGCCTCAAGGCCGCCTGCGAGCTCCGCCCCGAGCCGGCGGTCGCAGGCGCGGGGGCCGCCGCGCGACGACGCCTCGGACGCGCGGCGCGGCGCGGCCTGGCGGCCGGGCCGTCGGGTCGGGGCGTGGTCGTCGGGGTCATCGACTGGGGCGTGGACTTCACGCACCCCAACTTCGTGCGCGATGACGGGCGCACGCGCTTGCTCGCGCTGTGGGACCAACGGCGGCGGCGCGCGGGCGGCCTGCCCCCGTACGGCTACGGCCGCGCTTGGTCCCGGCGACAGCTCGACGCCGCGCTCGGCGCCCGGGATCCGTTCGCGACGCTCGGCTACGACCCCGCGGACGCTGACGTCGATGGCAACGGCACGCACGGCACGCACGTGCTCGACATCGCCGCGGGGGCCCCGCGGATCGGCCCGGGCGGCGTCGCCCCTGGCGCCGAGCTGGTGTTCGTGCACCTCGCGTCCGAGCCGACCGGCCCGCGCAGCATCGGCAACTCGGTCAGCCTCCTCGAGGGCCTCGACTTCATCGCGCGCGTCGCCGGCGACCGGCCGTGCGTCGTCAACTTCAGCCTTGGCAGCCACGCCGGCCCCCACGACGGCTCGACGCTGGTCGAGCAAGCGCTCGACGCGTTCGTGACCGCGCGCCCGGGCCGCGCGATCGTCCAGAGCGCCGGAAACTACCGCCGGGCCCCGGTCCATGCGACGGGCGCGCTGGCCCGCGGCGACCGCGCGGTCCTCGAGTGGGTGGTCAGCGCCGGCGACGAGACCACCAACGAGCTCGACCTGTGGTACCCGGGGCGCGACCGGCTCGAGGTGCGCCTCCGCGCGGACGACGGGCGCGTGGTCGCGCGGGCCACGCCCGACAGCCACGGCCCGGTCGTCGACGACGGCGACGTCATCGGGCGCTTCGCGCACCGGACGCTCGACCCCAACAACGGCGACAATCACGTCGCCCTCGTGCTCGAACCTCGTGGGAGCGCGGCGCGCTGGCGCGTCGAGGTCGAGCCGCTGCGCGTCGCGGCGACCGGCGACCGCTGGCACGCGTGGATCGAGCGTGACGAGGCCGGCCGCGGTTCACAGTCGCGCCTGCGCGCCCCCGACGCGAGCCCGGCGTCCACGACCGGCACGATCGCCAACGGCCACTTCACGATCGTCGTCGGTGCCGTCGACGCGACCACCGGGCGGGTCGCGCCGTTCTCGAGCGCCGGCCCGACCCGCGACGGCCGGATCAAGCCCGACCTGCTCGCGCCCGGCGTGGGCATCGTGGCCGCCCGATCGACCCCCGCCGACGACGCGGTCGCGGCCCCGCTGCTCACGCGGAAGTCCGGCACCAGCATGGCCGCGCCCTACGGCACGGGCGCCGTCGCCGTGATCTACGAGGCCGCCGGTCGCCCGCTGACGATCGCGGCGGTGCGCGACCTCCTCGGCATCCGCGCCGGACGGGCGGCGGCGGCGATCGATCTCGCCGCCGCGGTGCGCGCCGCGCGCGCCGCCCCCGACGGGCCGGCCGGCGTGGCACCGGCCGCGCTGTTCGACGCCTTCACCGCCCCAGCGCGCGCCGCCGCCCGCTTCGCCTTGCCCGACGTGGCGCTGGTCGCGGCCGCCGGCGCGGCCCCGACGCTCGACCTCCGCCCTGGCGACTGGCTCATCGAGCGCGCCCTCGGCGAGGGGTGACGGTGCCGCGCTCACCGTCCTCGCTGCAGACGACCTGGCCGACGCCACGGCGCCCCGCCACGCGCGCGTGGTCGTCCGCGCAGCCGCGGTCGCAGACCGCCTGGCGCTTCGCGTCGCCGGCGCGCCCCCCGGGCCTCGCCGGTCGGCGACGGCGATCGGCCCCGGGCGCAGCGATACGCCGGCCCGGGCGCGCCAGCGGCTCCGCCCCCGGCGCAGCGCCACGCCGGCCCAAGCGCGGCGGCAGCGCCGCGCCGGCGGAGGCGATCGGCGGGTTCCTCGACACGCCCGTGGTCGGCACGATCGACGTCGGCCGCCGCGGGATGTTCCTGCGCCTGGGCGCCGACGCCAGGTACGTCACCGGCGCCGACCGGACCCAGCAGGCGCTGGCCGCGTGGGTCCGGACGCTGGTCGGAGACGCCTACACCCCGCTCCTGGCGGAGGAGCTGACCGCCAAGCTCGGGCTCAAGATCGCCGGGCTCGCCGGGCTCGCCGAGGACGGCGAGGCGATGGCCGGTGACCGTGGCGGCTTCGGCACGACCACGGCGATGGTCGGCCTCGAGGTGGTGCGGTACCTGCGCGACGACCGGCGCCTGCCGCTCCGCCTCGACGACGGACGCCTGCGCCGCCTCGAGCACGCGGTCGCCGTGGAGCGCGCGTGGATCACGGTCTACGACCAGACCAAGGGCGCCGCGGCCGGCGGCGTCGTGCGCACCGACGTCGCGGCGTTCCCGTCGACGCACCGCCACTGGTGGGTGTCGCGGTCGCTGTTCATCGACATCGCCTGGAGCCTCGGCGCCAAGGTCGAGGCGCTGCGGGTCGCGATGCTGGCCTTCGATGCGCACCCGAGCGGCGCCGGCACGCCGAGCTTCGACGCGCAGGACCAGGCCATGGGCGCCCTCTGGGACGAGTTCAACCGCGGTGCCGATCCGCTCAACGCCACCTGGCGCGACGCCACCCTGCGCGCCCACCCCGGCATGCACTACTTGTTTCCGGAGATCGTCGACGCGACGGCCGCGGCGCCAGCCGGGGACGCGCAGCCCAAGCCGCCCAGCGGCCACGCCGCGCGGGTTCGGTTCATCGAGGTCTGTCTCGGGCGCTACGCCGCCCTGGCGGCGCGGGCGGTCGACGACCAGGCGCGCGCCGCGAGCCTCGTCGACATGCCCGCGGGGACTTAGGGCGCTGCCGTCGACTGGGAGCACGCCGAGCGCCGCCGGCGACGACGCGCTGAGTTCACGATCGCCCGGGCCAACGCCGTTGTTCCCGAGCCCGCGGCGGGTCGCGCTGCCGGGCCCGTTGTAACCTGCCGGGCGCCGAGGTCGCCGCCATCATGGGCGTCCGCGCCGATCACTGGTTCAGCCCGCGGGACACCGGTACTGGCGGGAACCGCCCGGGTCGAGCCGACCGACCTCGTCGCCGTGTCCGCGTCGGGCTGGACCTCGTTCAAGCGGCGGCTCGATCGCGAGGTCGGCTACACCTGGACCGACTGCCAGCGCCTGCGCAGGGAGTTCGCGAGCGTCTACGGGCCGACGGGGATCGGGGCCATCACCGTCGCCGCCTGCCGGGCATCTGCGGATGGCCGGGCACCGCCATCACGACGCCCTGCGCGCGATCTTTCGAGAAGCTGTACGAGAAGAGCCTGGTCCTGCCCGGTCCCGGCCTGTACGTGCTGCGGTGCTCGGCGGGCGATCCCGACCGCAGCGGCGCGCTGGTGCGGGTGCCGAGCGCTGCCTACCAGCTCCTCTACGTGGTCGAACCCGCCGAGCTCTCGCGCCGCCAGGCCGAGGCGGCGCTCGAGCGACTGCGGACGCAGGCGCTCGACGTCGTCGACCTCGAGGCCCTGGTGGCCGCTGACGCGCTCGCGGGCGACGAACTGGCGCAGGCGCGCGACACGATCGAGGCGATCCCGGCCGCGGTCGACGGCCGCGCGCCGGCGCCTACGGCCTGCAGCGCAAGAACTCGAGCGCGCGCTCGCCGACGACGGCGTCCTGCGGCAGGCCAGCGCCGACCCCGAGACCGCGCGCATCGAGGCTCCGCAAGCGGCTCGACGAGATCGCGCATCCTGCGCCAGCGCGGCGACAACCTGGCCCGCGCCACGGGCACCCCGTACCGCGTCTTCGCGGTCCTGGTCACGGACCCGGCCCGGTGCTGACCTTGATGATCGAGGCCATCGACGTGACGATCACGTCGACGTCGGCCACGGTCCACGTCGTCGACGCCACCGCGACCCGGAGCGGCTGGGAGCAGCGGACCGCGACGACCCGCGTGGGCGCGATCCGCGCGGCGCTGTTGAGCCTGCTCGAGAACAGCGTGACCGGCTACGGTCGCGGCTACTGCACGATCCTGGTCCCGACCAGCGGCCGGTCCGGCCTCGACGCCCACGAGCGGGCGACGTTCCGGGTCGATCTCGACACGGCGTCGCTCATGACCGAGCTGATCGAGGGCAGCGCGCTGGTCGTGTCGATCCTCGCGCTCCTGGCGGCGCCGTTCACGGGCGGCGCCAGCCTCGCCCTGCTGATCCCGCTGGGCGTGATCGGGGCCATCCCCTCGGCGTATCGCCTGGTCAAGCGGAACGAGGAGGGCACGTTCGCGTGGGACATGGAGACCGCGCTCGACATCGTCAACATCGCCAGCTCGGTGCTCGGCGTGAGCCAGACCGGCGCCGGCGCGCTCAAGCTGACCCGGCTGGCGAAGGTGGTCCAGTTCGCCGGCCACGGCGCCGACGGGCTCGGGCTGGTCCTCGGCACCAGCCAGTTCTTCGACGAGCTCGAGGCGATCGCGCGGGATGAGTCGCTGCTCCCGAACCAGCGCCGCCTGGCGATGACGATGGCGGTCGCCAACAAGCTCGTCAACGACGGCGTCATGGTCGGGCACGCGCTGGCGATGCGCGCCTACGGCCAGATGGTGCACGAGGGCCTCGACCCGCGCCGCTATCCGCTCGGACCCGAGGTCCTGCCCGCCAGCACCGAGCTGCCACCCGTCCGCGCGCGCTCGATCCCCGCCGAGCTCAAGCCGGCCAGCGCCGAGGTCCACGCCCAGGCGCGCGCCGGCGCCGGCCGCGACGTCCTGGTCCTCGTCGATCCCGCGCTCGCCGGCATGACCGCCGAGGTCCGGTACGTGCTCGACGCCTACGGCTTCATCGCCGAGGTCTACATCGCCCTGGGCCCGCGCGCCGGCGCCGCCCAGCTCCCGGCCCACGCCGCCACCGCCCGCCAGCTCTTCAAGTTCACCGGCGTCCTCGGCAAGGCCCGCACGCTCCTCGACTGGGCCCGCGCCTTCTTCGCCCGCGATCCGTCCCTCAAGGTCGGCAAGACCCGCGCCTGGGAGGCCCGCGTCGAGCTCGAGAAGCTGCCCAAGCAGCTCGCCGACTACATGCGCGGCGTCCACGCCGGCCTCGCCGACGGCTCGCTCACGCCGGCCGCCATCGACGCCTACGTCCGCGGTCTCTTCGATCAGCTCGCCGAGCACGAGGCCGCCCTGCGCGACGCCGCCACGCCCCGCGGCCGCATCGCCGCCGACGACCGCAGCGCGCCCCCACCGTCGGCCCGCCAGCAGCTCCTCGCCGCCGCCCGCGCCCAGGCGCTCGCGATCCTCGGCCTCGACCCCGCCGCGCTCGTCGTCCGCGAGGCCCCCGGCCGCGGCGAGGTCCGCGCCGGCGTCGACGACGACGGCCGGATCGCCCTCACGGTCCCCGAGCACTTCACCGACGGCTCGCCCATCGACGCCGTCGACCTCGGCTACGCCCTCGAGGACCACCGCGACCGCGCCGAGCGCCGCCCCGCCGACGTCACCCGCCCGGATCCAGCCAAGCCCTGGGACGCCGACCGCGAGGCCGCCTACCGCGGCCGGGCCAAGGCCGAGCCCGGCTACCGCTGGGAGCTCGCGCCCGACGGCACCCTCCGCTACGTCGGCCACCCGCCGCGCCTCTGGTCGCCCGCGCACGGCCGCTTCGCCCGCGACCCCGCCGCCCCGTCACCCCACGTCGGCCCCGCCCCACCGACGCCCCACCGAAGTACCGCGACGAGATCGTCCCCGACTTCTACGCGGGCACCGACCCCGATGCGCAGATCGCGGGATGGCAGATCGATGACAAGCGCCCACGGCAGAGCGGCGGCACAACGCATGTCTCCACCACCATCAAAGACGGCCTGCGCAAGGCAACAGTCGACAACAGCTTCACCCCCGCCACCGCCGAGCTGTCACTCGACGTGCACTTCTTCCACCAGGGGATCCCGACCAAGGTGCCCACCCAGCCGGCGATGGCCGCGGGGATGTCCCCGACCGCGATCTTCTTCACGCTCAGACAGATGCGCCAGCTCGGCATCGAGCCCGGGACGCTGCGCCGCCTGCGCCTGCACCAGATCCAGAACATCGAGACCGTCCTGCAGGTCGATAGCGCGCTCCGAGCGCTCGGCGCCAGCCTCGCGGATCCCGTGACCCCAGCCCTGGTCGCCAAGCTGGAAGCGACCGCGCTCGGCTGTACGCTCGCACCATCGCCCGACAGTCAGGCCACGTGATCACAGGCGTCGAGCTGGGCGGCGCGCGAGCACGATGGAAACTCGGAGAACTCACGAGCTACTACGAGACGGGCCTGCGTGCGCAGACCGACCTGGAAGCGCGCCCGCGACCTGCACATGCGCCTGCTGACTGACCATGGCCTGACTCGCGACGCCTCCGTCACGACCGACTTCGACCTCGTGTTCTTGCTGGAGGACGCCCCGTGAAGCCCACCATCACGCTCGTCGTCGACCGCGCGGCGATCGAATCCGTTACCCGGGGGCCGGACGCCGCCGAGGCCGAGATGAAGTGGTGGCACATCCGCGACCTCGCCGCCGCGCTCACCGCCGCCGGCGCCGACGCCCCGATCTTCCTCGGCGGTCTCGACGAGGCCCCCGAGTCCTGGGCCTACGTCTTGCTCACCGGCTGGCTCGACCAGGTCGCCTCAACCCCGCCGTCCGCGCCCGTCTTCCGCGCACCCTCGCGTTCATTGCGCTCAACGACCTGTCGCGAGGCCGAGAAGTTCGGCCTCGCAGGTGCGCTCCACGGCATCTCGGTCGAAGGCTACGAGGCCGACGCCACCGGGCGAGCCGTCGCCGCCGATGCGCCGTTCGCGGTTCGGAAAGAGGTGGCGGCGCGCCTGCACTGGTCACTCACCCCGATCAACTCGTCATCGGACTTCGCCTGCACCGACACGACCAACTCGCCGCTCCCCACCGCGCTGATCACCTACCTGAAGGCACTCCTCGGCGAGCCCTGACGTCCTCGGCAAGGCCCGCACGCTCCTCGACTGGGCCCGCGCCTTCTTCGCCCGCGATCCGTCCCTCAAGGTCGGCAAGACCCGCGCCGGGTGTGGCTCTCATGCTGATCAAGCGGACCATCGCGTCGGCCCAGCGGTCGCTGACGGCGAGCGCGCGGAGCTGAAGGACGTGCCGGCCCGTCGGCTCCTTCCACCGCGAGCCGGCCCGCTTCATGCGGACCTGGACGAGGGTCTTGCAGGTGGCCTCGACGTTGCCGCTGCCGATTGGCGGGCCCGCGGCGCGGGCGGCGGCGTAGTTCATGCGGCTGTGGTGGTGCGCGAGGTACGTGATCGCCTCGTGGACTGGGCGACCGTCGCCGACCTGGACGTGGGCTCGGTCGGCGGCCCGCAGCTCG harbors:
- a CDS encoding S8 family serine peptidase; the protein is MDPALWETIEGGAATEVVAVLVRLRADAAPPRGLEIVARFGDVATARIARSAIIAVHDDPVVVSLKAACELRPEPAVAGAGAAARRRLGRAARRGLAAGPSGRGVVVGVIDWGVDFTHPNFVRDDGRTRLLALWDQRRRRAGGLPPYGYGRAWSRRQLDAALGARDPFATLGYDPADADVDGNGTHGTHVLDIAAGAPRIGPGGVAPGAELVFVHLASEPTGPRSIGNSVSLLEGLDFIARVAGDRPCVVNFSLGSHAGPHDGSTLVEQALDAFVTARPGRAIVQSAGNYRRAPVHATGALARGDRAVLEWVVSAGDETTNELDLWYPGRDRLEVRLRADDGRVVARATPDSHGPVVDDGDVIGRFAHRTLDPNNGDNHVALVLEPRGSAARWRVEVEPLRVAATGDRWHAWIERDEAGRGSQSRLRAPDASPASTTGTIANGHFTIVVGAVDATTGRVAPFSSAGPTRDGRIKPDLLAPGVGIVAARSTPADDAVAAPLLTRKSGTSMAAPYGTGAVAVIYEAAGRPLTIAAVRDLLGIRAGRAAAAIDLAAAVRAARAAPDGPAGVAPAALFDAFTAPARAAARFALPDVALVAAAGAAPTLDLRPGDWLIERALGEG